In Rissa tridactyla isolate bRisTri1 chromosome 2, bRisTri1.patW.cur.20221130, whole genome shotgun sequence, a single window of DNA contains:
- the ABHD3 gene encoding phospholipase ABHD3 isoform X2 — translation MDWQVLTRELSLYLESQVRVGLFGSGVGLSLVLGFGVAYACYYLSSIAKKPQLVASNDRFCRFLEEYCPVVTETYYPTIWCWEGRVQTLLRPFITARPQVQYRNELIKTADGGQISLDWFDNNDSLYYPDASTRPTVLLLPGLTGTSKESYILHMIHQSETLGYRCVVFNNRGIAGEDLLTPRTYCAANTEDLEAVIHHVHSLHPSAPFMAAGVSMGGMLLLNYLGKTGRDTPLMAAAIFSAGWNVFESVESLEKPLNWLLFNYYLTTCLQSSISRHRQMLEKLFDMDLVMKARTVREFDKQFTSVMFGYRTIDDYYEDASPCRKLKSVGIPVLCLNSVDDVFSPGHDDLKSSAVDLSATFQCLKIKSKKKCKLSCRPKARVREEI, via the exons ATGGACTGGCAGGTGCTGACCAGGGAGCTCTCCCTCTACCTGGAGAGCCAGGTCCGCGTGGGGCTCTTCGGCTCCGGCGTGGGCTTGTCGCTGGTGCTGGGCTTCGGCGTCGCCTACGCCTGCTACTACCTCAGCAGCATCGCCAAG AAACCCCAGCTGGTGGCCAGCAACGACCGTTTCTGCCGCTTTCTCGAGGAATATTGCCCTGTTGTGACAGAAACTTACTATCCCACGATTTGGTGCTGGGAAGGCCGGGTGCAGACACTCCTGCGTCCCTTTATCACCGCTAGACCCCAAGTACAGTACAGGAA TGAGCTCATTAAAACAGCAGATGGAGGACAGATTTCGTTGGATTGGTTTGATAATAATGACAGCTTATATTATCCGGACGCCAGCACAAGACCCACTGTCCTGTTATTGCCTGGCCTGACAGGAACGAGCAAGGAATCCTACATTCTTCACATGATCCATCAAAGCGAAACGCTGGGATATAG ATGCGTGGTTTTTAACAATCGGGGAATTGCTGGTGAGGATCTTTTG ACACCAAGGACTTACTGTGCAGCTAACACGGAGGATTTAGAGGCCGTTATTCATCACGTACACAGCCTGCACCCCTCAGCTCCATTCATGGCAGCCGGTGTCTCTATGGGAGG CATGCTTCTTTTAAATTACCTGGGCAAAACTGGCAGAGACACTCCTTTAATGGCAGCTGCAATTTTCTCTGCGGGTTGGAATGTTTTTGAATCTGTAGAATCTCTGGAGAAGCCACTAAACTGGCTTCTTTTCAACTATTACTTGACTACTTGTCTACAATCCTCTATCAGCAG gCATCGACAAATGTTGGAGAAATTATTTGATATGGATCTTGTGATGAAG GCTAGAACTGTTAGAGAATTTGATAAACAGTTCACTTCAGTCATGTTTGGCTACCGTACAATTGATGATTACTATGAAGATGCTAGCCCATGTCGCAAGCTGAAGTCAGTAGGAATTCCAGTGTTATGTCTAAACTCTGTGGATGATGTTTTCTCACCAGGTCATG ATGATTTGAAATCCTCAGCTGTTGATCTCAGTGCCAccttccagtgcctgaaaattaaaagtaagaaaaaatgtaAGTTATCATGTCGGCCAAAAGCTAGGGTAAGGGAAGAGATATAG
- the ABHD3 gene encoding phospholipase ABHD3 isoform X3, which produces MDWQVLTRELSLYLESQVRVGLFGSGVGLSLVLGFGVAYACYYLSSIAKKPQLVASNDRFCRFLEEYCPVVTETYYPTIWCWEGRVQTLLRPFITARPQVQYRNELIKTADGGQISLDWFDNNDSLYYPDASTRPTVLLLPGLTGTSKESYILHMIHQSETLGYRCVVFNNRGIAGEDLLTPRTYCAANTEDLEAVIHHVHSLHPSAPFMAAGVSMGGMLLLNYLGKTGRDTPLMAAAIFSAGWNVFESVESLEKPLNWLLFNYYLTTCLQSSISRHRQMLEKLFDMDLVMKARTVREFDKQFTSVMFGYRTIDDYYEDASPCRKLKSVGIPVLCLNSVDDVFSPGHDDLKSSAVDLSATFQCLKIKSKKKCKLSCTGRLL; this is translated from the exons ATGGACTGGCAGGTGCTGACCAGGGAGCTCTCCCTCTACCTGGAGAGCCAGGTCCGCGTGGGGCTCTTCGGCTCCGGCGTGGGCTTGTCGCTGGTGCTGGGCTTCGGCGTCGCCTACGCCTGCTACTACCTCAGCAGCATCGCCAAG AAACCCCAGCTGGTGGCCAGCAACGACCGTTTCTGCCGCTTTCTCGAGGAATATTGCCCTGTTGTGACAGAAACTTACTATCCCACGATTTGGTGCTGGGAAGGCCGGGTGCAGACACTCCTGCGTCCCTTTATCACCGCTAGACCCCAAGTACAGTACAGGAA TGAGCTCATTAAAACAGCAGATGGAGGACAGATTTCGTTGGATTGGTTTGATAATAATGACAGCTTATATTATCCGGACGCCAGCACAAGACCCACTGTCCTGTTATTGCCTGGCCTGACAGGAACGAGCAAGGAATCCTACATTCTTCACATGATCCATCAAAGCGAAACGCTGGGATATAG ATGCGTGGTTTTTAACAATCGGGGAATTGCTGGTGAGGATCTTTTG ACACCAAGGACTTACTGTGCAGCTAACACGGAGGATTTAGAGGCCGTTATTCATCACGTACACAGCCTGCACCCCTCAGCTCCATTCATGGCAGCCGGTGTCTCTATGGGAGG CATGCTTCTTTTAAATTACCTGGGCAAAACTGGCAGAGACACTCCTTTAATGGCAGCTGCAATTTTCTCTGCGGGTTGGAATGTTTTTGAATCTGTAGAATCTCTGGAGAAGCCACTAAACTGGCTTCTTTTCAACTATTACTTGACTACTTGTCTACAATCCTCTATCAGCAG gCATCGACAAATGTTGGAGAAATTATTTGATATGGATCTTGTGATGAAG GCTAGAACTGTTAGAGAATTTGATAAACAGTTCACTTCAGTCATGTTTGGCTACCGTACAATTGATGATTACTATGAAGATGCTAGCCCATGTCGCAAGCTGAAGTCAGTAGGAATTCCAGTGTTATGTCTAAACTCTGTGGATGATGTTTTCTCACCAGGTCATG ATGATTTGAAATCCTCAGCTGTTGATCTCAGTGCCAccttccagtgcctgaaaattaaaagtaagaaaaaatgtaAGTTATCAT
- the ABHD3 gene encoding phospholipase ABHD3 isoform X4, giving the protein MDWQVLTRELSLYLESQVRVGLFGSGVGLSLVLGFGVAYACYYLSSIAKKPQLVASNDRFCRFLEEYCPVVTETYYPTIWCWEGRVQTLLRPFITARPQVQYRNELIKTADGGQISLDWFDNNDSLYYPDASTRPTVLLLPGLTGTSKESYILHMIHQSETLGYRCVVFNNRGIAGEDLLTPRTYCAANTEDLEAVIHHVHSLHPSAPFMAAGVSMGGMLLLNYLGKTGRDTPLMAAAIFSAGWNVFESVESLEKPLNWLLFNYYLTTCLQSSISRHRQMLEKLFDMDLVMKARTVREFDKQFTSVMFGYRTIDDYYEDASPCRKLKSVGIPVLCLNSVDDVFSPGHGKFTGNPVTKGSFIWKVFCRLL; this is encoded by the exons ATGGACTGGCAGGTGCTGACCAGGGAGCTCTCCCTCTACCTGGAGAGCCAGGTCCGCGTGGGGCTCTTCGGCTCCGGCGTGGGCTTGTCGCTGGTGCTGGGCTTCGGCGTCGCCTACGCCTGCTACTACCTCAGCAGCATCGCCAAG AAACCCCAGCTGGTGGCCAGCAACGACCGTTTCTGCCGCTTTCTCGAGGAATATTGCCCTGTTGTGACAGAAACTTACTATCCCACGATTTGGTGCTGGGAAGGCCGGGTGCAGACACTCCTGCGTCCCTTTATCACCGCTAGACCCCAAGTACAGTACAGGAA TGAGCTCATTAAAACAGCAGATGGAGGACAGATTTCGTTGGATTGGTTTGATAATAATGACAGCTTATATTATCCGGACGCCAGCACAAGACCCACTGTCCTGTTATTGCCTGGCCTGACAGGAACGAGCAAGGAATCCTACATTCTTCACATGATCCATCAAAGCGAAACGCTGGGATATAG ATGCGTGGTTTTTAACAATCGGGGAATTGCTGGTGAGGATCTTTTG ACACCAAGGACTTACTGTGCAGCTAACACGGAGGATTTAGAGGCCGTTATTCATCACGTACACAGCCTGCACCCCTCAGCTCCATTCATGGCAGCCGGTGTCTCTATGGGAGG CATGCTTCTTTTAAATTACCTGGGCAAAACTGGCAGAGACACTCCTTTAATGGCAGCTGCAATTTTCTCTGCGGGTTGGAATGTTTTTGAATCTGTAGAATCTCTGGAGAAGCCACTAAACTGGCTTCTTTTCAACTATTACTTGACTACTTGTCTACAATCCTCTATCAGCAG gCATCGACAAATGTTGGAGAAATTATTTGATATGGATCTTGTGATGAAG GCTAGAACTGTTAGAGAATTTGATAAACAGTTCACTTCAGTCATGTTTGGCTACCGTACAATTGATGATTACTATGAAGATGCTAGCCCATGTCGCAAGCTGAAGTCAGTAGGAATTCCAGTGTTATGTCTAAACTCTGTGGATGATGTTTTCTCACCAGGTCATG